GTAATAAGGATTAACTATTATATCTTCATTTTCTGTATCTAATTCTTCTAGTTTTTTCATATAATCCAAAACTTTATTTAAATCTTCTATCATATTTTCTTTTTCTGATTCACTTAATTCTATTCTTGCTAATTCCGCTACATGCTCCACATCTTTTTTTGTAACTGACATATTATTCCCTCACTTTCTATGATGTTTTTAATAATTGTTATTATTTCTGTAAAATAACAATTATATTGTATCATATAATTGTTATTTTACATATAAACAAGAATAAAAAATATCAGTATTATCATATGTAATACTGATATTTTATGAATTTAATATACTTTCATAAATATAAAAAACATAGTTCCCACTGCAAAAAATATACACATTATAGGATATATTTTATTAAAGGCTTTGGTTTTAAAGTCTATTAGTTTTATTGCCCAAATAAACATAGTTAAAGATATACACCATTGTAGTGTATAGTAACTATTAAAATATTTAACGTATAAAAATTGATAAGTTGTTAATATAGTTAATATTAAAGCTATTGTTGTTATAAAAACCGAAATCCATCCTAAAAAACCTATAGTTTTTTTCATTGTTTTCTACCTCCAAGAGATTATATTAATTTATCATCTGGTTAAATTCTTTCTCTCCTATTATTTTAATACCTAATTCTATTGCTTTATTATATTTAGAGCCTGCTTTTTCTCCTGCTAAAAGAAAATCAGTTTTTTTACTTACACTACCACTCACTTTAGCACCTAAAGATAGTAACTTTTCTTTTATTTCATTTCTTGTATAACCTTCTAGTGTTCCTGTTACAACTACGGTTTTGCCATTTAATTCATTATTTTCTTTTACTTCTCTAACATCTGATATAGGTTCAACTCCTAATTCTAAAAGTTCCCTTATACTATTATTTATATTTTCCTGTTTAAAAAATTCCACAATACTTTTTGCAACTATTTCTCCTACATCCTTTATAGAAGTTAGCTCTTCAATATTAGCATTTTTTATCTTATCTAAAGTTTTAAAATGTTGTACTAAATCTCTAGCGGTTTTAATTCCTACATTAGGTATTCCTAATGCATATATAAAAGATGACAATTTAGGCTTTTTACTACTCTCAATAGCATTTATTATATTATTAGATTTTTTTTCTTTAAACTTATCTAATTTTAATAGTTCTTCTTTGGTTAATCTATATAAATCTCCTATAGACTTTATATTTAACTCCTCATAAAATTGTTCTGCAGTTTTTTCACTAAATCCTTCTATATTCATAGCTTCCCTACTAGCAAAATGTACTAAGCTTTTTACTAACTGCGGTTTACAAGAAAGTGTATTTTCACAAAATAAATGAACTCCTTCATTTATAAGATCACTTTCACAATAAGGACATTTTAACGGTGCTTTTATTTCCTGGGTTCCTTCTAAAGAACTTTCCACTACTCCCATAATTTCAGGAATCACATCATTAGATCGTCTTACAAAAACCTCTGCACCTAATCTAACTCCTTTTCTAGCTATGTCATCCATATTATTTAAGGTAGCCCTTTTAATGGTAGCTCCTCCTAATTCTACAGGTTCTAAAATAGCTGTAGGAGTTACTCTACCACTTCTACCTACATTCCATTCCACATCTAATAATTTTGTAGTAGCTTCTTCTGCTTCAAATTTATAAGCTATGGCCCATCTCGGAAATTTTACAGTATATCCTAAAACTTCTCTTGTTCTAATATGATTTATTGCTATTACTATTCCATCTATATCATAATTTAATTCATTTCTTATATGTTCAATATATTTA
This window of the Clostridium cochlearium genome carries:
- the ligA gene encoding NAD-dependent DNA ligase LigA gives rise to the protein MDILEEKKKRIYELVEELNKYAYEYYVLDNPTVADKEYDKIYDELVKLEKETGFVLSYSPTQRVGDTILTQFDKYTHKSRLWSLDKAQSIEQLKEWINRNKRIITEYNNSNEEKLPMPTYILTKKFDGLTINCTYDENGILVKGATRGTGIIGEDITSQVKTIKSIPLRIDSNNVMEIRGEAIMTKEAFEKYNKEAIIPLKNLRNGAAGALRNLNVRETAKRNLSAFFYDIGYSKDYRFKTYMEMMNFLIDMGFPVDSYIKECRDIAEIKEEIKYIEHIRNELNYDIDGIVIAINHIRTREVLGYTVKFPRWAIAYKFEAEEATTKLLDVEWNVGRSGRVTPTAILEPVELGGATIKRATLNNMDDIARKGVRLGAEVFVRRSNDVIPEIMGVVESSLEGTQEIKAPLKCPYCESDLINEGVHLFCENTLSCKPQLVKSLVHFASREAMNIEGFSEKTAEQFYEELNIKSIGDLYRLTKEELLKLDKFKEKKSNNIINAIESSKKPKLSSFIYALGIPNVGIKTARDLVQHFKTLDKIKNANIEELTSIKDVGEIVAKSIVEFFKQENINNSIRELLELGVEPISDVREVKENNELNGKTVVVTGTLEGYTRNEIKEKLLSLGAKVSGSVSKKTDFLLAGEKAGSKYNKAIELGIKIIGEKEFNQMIN
- the gatC gene encoding Asp-tRNA(Asn)/Glu-tRNA(Gln) amidotransferase subunit GatC, translating into MSVTKKDVEHVAELARIELSESEKENMIEDLNKVLDYMKKLEELDTENEDIIVNPYYIENKFRNDEVEESMSIDEVMVNAPERLEEYILVPRIIED